The nucleotide sequence AGCGCCGCGCTGAGATCGCCGAAGTAGGCGCGGTGCGCGCTGTGGTGCTGGATGGGGATGAAGTGCAGGCTGGGCGTCACGCCCTCGGCGGCCAGGGCCTCCAGGAAGCGGTCGCGATCGATGCGCAAGGCCCCGTCCTCGAGACGCGGCGCGAAGAGGTGCCAACTGTGGCGATTGCCGGGTAGCTCGGAGGGCAGGACGAGCGCCGCCTCGCCGGCGAGCCGCTCGCGGTAGCGCAGCGCCGCCGCCCTGCGCGCGGCGCGGAGTTCGGCCTCGCGCGCGAGCTGCACGAGGCCGAGCGCGGCCTGGATGTCCGTCAGGTTGCACTTGTAGCCGAAGCGGCTGACGTCGTAGTGCCAGCGGCCCTTGTCGCCGTAGCGCTTCCAGGCGTCCTGGTCCATGCCGTGCAGGCTGAGCAGGGCCAGTTCGCGCTCCGCATCGGCCGTGCGACAGCTGACGAAGCCGCCCTCGCCCATGCTGAGGTTCTTGGTGACGTAGAACGAGAAGGCGGCCATGTCGCCGAAGGCGCCGGGCGGCCGGCCGCCCGCGAGGGCGCCGAAGGCGTGCGCGGCGTCCTCGATGAGCAGGAGGCCGTGTCGCCGGGCGAGGTCCGCGAGCGGCTCGATGCGGCACAGTTGCCCGCCGTAGTGCACGGCGAGGATGGCCTTCGTGGCGGGCGTGATCGCGGCGGCGGCCGCCGCCGGATCGAGCCCGAAGCTCGCGAGCTCGATGTCCGCAAGTACCGGCCGCGCACCGGCGTGGTGGATCACGTTCACGGAGGCCGTGAAGGTGTTCGGGCTCGTGATCACCTCATCGCCGGGGCCGATGCCGAGGGCCTCGAGGGCGAGGAAGAGGCCCGAGGTGCAGCTGTTCACCGGCCAGCCGTGGGCGAGGCCCAGGTGGTCGAGGCAGGCGGCGCGGAAGTCCTGCACCTTGGGCCCAAGGGTCAGCCAGCCCGAGCGCAGGGTCTCCACGACGGCCGCGATCTCGGCCTCGCCGTGGCAGGGCCGGAAGAAGGGCAGGCGCTGGGCGAGCAGGGGCTCGCCGCCTTCGATTGCCGGGAGCGCGGGGCCGCGCGCCTCGCTCATTGCAGCTCCTTCACGGCGCGGGCGGCGGCCAGCATGCCGGCGCGCAGCGTCTCCTCCTCGCCGGCGGCGGCCAGCGCCCCCAGCTCGGCGAGCAGGGCGTCCAGGTCCAGGCCCGCGGGCAGCTGCGGCCGGATGATCATCAGCTGCTCGCCGAACTCGCTCACCTCGGCCTCGGCGCGGGTCATCAGGCGCTCGTGCAGCTTCTCGCCCGGCCTGAGGCCCGTGAAGCGAATCGGGATGTCCCGCTCGGGCTCGAAGCCCGACAGCCGGATCATGCTGCGGGCCAGCTCGAGGATCTCCACGCTCTCGCCCATGTTGAGGATGAAGATCTCGCCGCCCCGCCCGCTCGCGCCCGCCTGGATGACGAGCATGCTCGCCTCCTTGATCGTCATGAAGAAGCGCGTGGCCGCGGGGTCGGTGACGGTGACCGGGCCGCCGGCTGCGATCTGGCGCTGGAAGAGCGGCACCACCGAGCCGCGGCTCGCGAGCACGTTGCCGAAGCGCACGGAGATGAAGCGCGTCGCTCCCCCCGCGGCCGCCGCGCGCAGCAGCAGCAGCTCGGCGAGGCGCTTGCTCGCCCCCATCACGCCCTGCGGGTCGACGGCCTTGTCCGTCGAGAGCATCACGAAGCGCTCGGCGCCGGCCGCGGCCGTCGCCTGGACCAGGTTGCGCGTCCCCAGGACGTTGTTCACGAAGGCCTCCGCCGGGAAGGCCTCCATGTAGGGCACGTGTTTGTGCGCCGCCGCGTGGTAGACGATCTGCGGCTTCACCGCGGCGACGACCCGGGCGAGGCGCCCGCCGTCGCGCAGATCCGCGATGACCCCGGTGAGCGCGAGCTGCGGATGGCGATCGCGCAGCTCGTTCTCGATCTCGAAGATGGAGTTCTCGCCGCGGCCGAGCAGCACGAGGCGCCCCGGCGCGAGCCGCGCCACCTGGCGCGCGATCTCGCTGCCGATCGAGCCGCCGGCGCCCGTGATGAGCACGGTCTTGCCGGCGATGTCCCGCCGCACGGGCTCGGGCTGGAAGTCCACCGTCTCGCGGCCGAGCAGGTCCTCGGGATTCAGCCGGCGCACCTGCGAGAACTGCACGGCGCCGGTGACGATCTCGCGGATGCCGGGCACGATCTTGAAGGGCAGGCCGGCCTCCTGGCAGACGCGCACCAGGCGGCGCACGACGGCGCCC is from bacterium and encodes:
- a CDS encoding DegT/DnrJ/EryC1/StrS aminotransferase family protein, producing MSEARGPALPAIEGGEPLLAQRLPFFRPCHGEAEIAAVVETLRSGWLTLGPKVQDFRAACLDHLGLAHGWPVNSCTSGLFLALEALGIGPGDEVITSPNTFTASVNVIHHAGARPVLADIELASFGLDPAAAAAAITPATKAILAVHYGGQLCRIEPLADLARRHGLLLIEDAAHAFGALAGGRPPGAFGDMAAFSFYVTKNLSMGEGGFVSCRTADAERELALLSLHGMDQDAWKRYGDKGRWHYDVSRFGYKCNLTDIQAALGLVQLAREAELRAARRAAALRYRERLAGEAALVLPSELPGNRHSWHLFAPRLEDGALRIDRDRFLEALAAEGVTPSLHFIPIQHHSAHRAYFGDLSAALPASEAFYRGCFSLPLFPGITEDEVDAASAAVAKLLRYYAR
- a CDS encoding polysaccharide biosynthesis protein, which gives rise to MKKILIIGAGEAGRMVAAEIAAHPELGLAVLGWLDDAPGGVGQAIDGLPVLGATEDLRAVAARAAADEALIAIPSAAGAVVRRLVRVCQEAGLPFKIVPGIREIVTGAVQFSQVRRLNPEDLLGRETVDFQPEPVRRDIAGKTVLITGAGGSIGSEIARQVARLAPGRLVLLGRGENSIFEIENELRDRHPQLALTGVIADLRDGGRLARVVAAVKPQIVYHAAAHKHVPYMEAFPAEAFVNNVLGTRNLVQATAAAGAERFVMLSTDKAVDPQGVMGASKRLAELLLLRAAAAGGATRFISVRFGNVLASRGSVVPLFQRQIAAGGPVTVTDPAATRFFMTIKEASMLVIQAGASGRGGEIFILNMGESVEILELARSMIRLSGFEPERDIPIRFTGLRPGEKLHERLMTRAEAEVSEFGEQLMIIRPQLPAGLDLDALLAELGALAAAGEEETLRAGMLAAARAVKELQ